The segment TCTCCGGCGCGGACGACTTCACCGTGCGGCTCTGGGGCAAGGACGGAGAGGCCCGCCTCCTCGGCACCCACAAGGGCAAGGTCACGGCGCTGGCCATGTCACCCGACGCACGCCTCGCCGCCAGCGCAAGCTGGGACGGCACCATCGGGCTCTGGCCGCTGTCCGGCGGAACGGACGGCCGGTTCCTCGACGCGCCCGGCGGGGTGAACGCCGTGGCCATAGACGACAAGGCCCGGGTCTGGGCCGCGACTTCCAACGGCTACATCCTGCGCTACGACCTGATCGAGCAGACCGCCGACCAGATCGTCAGCCATGGCTTCGGCATCAACGAGATCGTGGTGACGCCCGACTGGATCGCCTATGGCGCGGTCGACGGGGTGACGCGGGTGATAGACCACCAGGGCGGCCAGATCGCCGACTTCACGCTGGACCGCCGCCCGATCCTTGCCATGGCCTATCACGCCGGGACCCATCAGCTTGCCGCCGGGGACGGGCACGGCTTCATCATGATCGTCGACACCGCCGGGTGGCAGATCACCCGCGATTTCCGCGCCACCCGCGAAGGGCCGGTCTGGGCGCTGGCCTTCTCTGACGACGGGGCGCGGATCTGGGCGGGCGGTCTGGACGACGTGGCCTTCGGCTGGCCGGTGGAGGCGCTCGACGCCTTCGATCCGGGCATCAGTGGCGACCGCAGCTTCCTGCGCGATGCCGGGACCATGTCGAACGGCGAACGGCAGTTCATGCGAAAATGCTCGATCTGTCACGCGCTGGAGCCTGGCCCGTCGCGCAAGGCCGGGCCGACGCTGCACGGCGTGTTCGGCCGCCGGGCGGGCACGGTGCCGGGCTACACCTATTCCGATACGCTCGACGGCGCCGACATCGTCTGGACCGACGACACCATCGACGCCCTGTTTGACCAGGGGCCGGATCACTATATTCCCGGCTCAAAGATGCCGATGCAGGTGATCGCGGGGGCGGACGACCGGGCCGACCTCATCGCCTTCCTGAAATCGGCCAACGACCAATCCGGCGAGGAGGCTGAGAAATGAAGGCAATGGTGATGGGCTTTGTCGCGGTGGCCGTGATCGGCGTGGCGGCGCACTACGGGCTGGAGGCGCTGGACGACACCACCGCCGCGCGCCAGACCACGGGCGAGAGCGTCCGGCTCGACTGACGTGGCAGAGGATTACGGCAACGACCTCGCGGGGGCGTCGATCCTGGTGATCGACGACGAACCCGGCATGCGCAACTTCCTCTACAAGACGCTGCAGCCCCGGGTGAAACGGATCGACCTCGCCGCCTCGCCGGACGAGGCGACCGCCAAGCTGGACGAGAACCACTTCGACCTCGTGATCCTCGACAACGTGATGCCGCGCAAGACCGGGCTGGAATGGGTGACCGAACAGAAGCGGCTCGGCTTCATGGCCGAAACCATCCTGATCACCGCCTATGCCGATCTCGAAACCGCCATCGCCGCGCTGCGCGCCGGCGTCTCGGACTTCGTGCTGAAACCCTTCCGCGCCAACCAGATCCTCGGCGCTGTGGCCCGCACGCTCGACCGCAAGTACCTGCGGCGCGACAACACCCTCCTGCGCCACGAGTTGAACAGCGACCCCAACGGCGTGAAGATGCTCGGCACCTCCGACACGCTCGGAGAGGTGCGGGCCATGCTGAAGAAGCTCGCGCCCCTGCCGACGCCGGTGCTGTTCACCGGCGCCAGCGGCACAGGCAAGGAGCTGGCCGCGCGCCAGCTGCATGCGCTCTCCGACCGCGCCGACCGGCCCTTCGTCGCCGTCAACTGCGCCGCCGTGACCCCCGACCGCATCGCCGAGGAGCTCTTCGGCGACAACGGCGGTGGCGACGGGGCGCTCAAACCGGGCCTTTTCCTGCTGGCCGACGGCGGCACGCTGTTCCTCGACGAGGTGGCGCAGATGCCGATCCAGGTGCAGGCGGCGCTCCTGCGCGTGCTCGAGGACCAGCGCGTCCGCCCCATCGGCGCCGAGCGGGAGTTTCCCCTCAACCTGCGCCTGCTCTTCGCCACCAACGCCGATCTCGACGCGGCGGTGGCGCAGGGCCGTTTCCGCGCCGACCTCTACCACCGCATGAACGTGGTGCGCATCCACATGCCGCCGCTGAAGGAGCGGAGCGAGGACATCACCGAACTCGCCGCCTACTTCATGGAACACTTCGCCTGCGTCCTCGGCCTGTCCGGGCTCGAGCTCTCCGCCGAGACCCTGCTGAAGATGCGCCGCTACGACTGGCCGGGCAACGTGCGCGAGCTGAAGAACATGATCGAACGCTCGGTGATCCTCGGGCAGTTCCCGCAGGAATTTTCCGGCGATGCCAAGGTGACCGGGGCCCGCGCCACCCTGAACCTCGAACAGGTCATGCAGCGCCACATCCTGCACGTGCTCGACCTCTGCGACGGCAACCGGGCAGAGGCCGCCCGCCGCCTAGGCGTCTCGCGCAAGACCATCGACCGCCGCGTCGCCGCCTGGGAAGGCTAGGGGCTACCCGCACCGCCAAAGGCGCGCAATAGCCCCCAGCGCCTGCACGGCACTCAGGCTTCTTTGCTTCTCAAATACTCTCGGGGGGTCCGGGGGGCGACGCCCCCCGGCGGGTCGGGGCGCGCGGCAGCGCCCCGAAAACGCTCAGGCGTTCCAGCGCACCGTGCCCAGCCCCGTCAGGTCGTAACCGCCCATCTTCTCCGCCCGGGCCAGCGTGGCCTCCGACTGGCAGAAGACCATCAGCCGCTGCATCGGCGTGTCGAACCAGGCGCGCCGGTTCACCAGCAGGTCGAAACGTTCCTCCACCAGCGGCACGAAAGGCAGGCCGAAATCCCGTGCGACCGTTTCCAGCCCCAGCGTCGCGTCGGCGTCGCCCCGGGCGAGGGTCTGAACGGCCTCGGTCTCTGTCCGCGCGACCTCAGTCAGGTCCAGTGCATCCACATCCAGCCCGTCCTTCGCCGCAAGCTGCCGGAACAGCACGTCGCTGCCCGATCCGCCCTGCCGCGGCACCACGCGCCGTCCGGCCAGGTCGGCGATACCGCTGACACCTTCCAGTTCCCGCCTCAGCACCAGCCCGCGGGCGCGGGTGGCAAAGCGCACCAGCACCGCGTTCTGGTTGGCCGAGCTGCGTGCCACGCTGGGAATGTTCCACTCCCGTCCCTCAGCGTCGTGAAGGTGCAGGCCCGCCGCCACGCCCTCGCGCCGGTTGAACCGCGCAAGCCCGTCCGCCGACCCGTCGAAGTAGCTGGCCAGCCCGCAGCGGCTTTCGCGGATTGCCCAGTCCAGCAGGGGATCGTGGCTGCCCAGCACCACCGGCGGCCTTGGCGTCTTCACAACGTGGCCCGAGGAATGCGCCTCCAGCCAGTCGCGCACCGCGACGGAGGGAAACAGCAGCTTGCCGGTGGCGCGCGTGCAGGGGACCTCGCCCGACGCGGCGAGGTCGTAGACCTTGCGCTCCTTGATCCGCAACAGGTCCGCCAGTTCGGGGACCGTCAGGAATTCCGGTTCATGCATCGCTCTGCCCCATGGCGGGGCAGACCGTGCCCCGGTTCTCAGCTACCCTGTTTGGGCGCATTGGGGAAGAACAGCTGCTGCCCGTCCACCGTGTAACCCGCGATGGCCTTCTGCCCTTCGTCGGAGATCAGCCAGGCCGAGAACGCCTTTGCCGCCTCGATCTTCACCGCCGGGCACTTCTCCGGGTTCACCGGGATGACGCCGTACTGGTTGAAGAGGTCATCGTCGCCTTCCACCGCGATCTGGTAGTCCTGCTTGTTGGCAAAGCTGATCCAGGTCGCGCGGTCGGTCATCACGTAGGCACCCATGCCGATGCCCGCGTTCAGGGTCGCGCCCATGCCCGATCCGGTCTCGCGATACCAGTCGCCGGAGCCCGTCGCCGGATCGACGCCCGCGGCCTGCCAAAGCGCCTTTTCCTTCTTGTGGGTGCCGGAATCGTCCCCGCGGGATGCAAAGACCGCACCCTTCCCGGCAATCGTCTTCAGGGCCGCCTCGACGTCCGAGGTGCCCGCCACGCCTGCCGGATCGTCGGCCGGCCCCACGATGACGAAGTCGTTGTACATAAGGTCGGTGCGCGAGGTACCGCCGCCCTCGGCCACGAACTTCTCCTCGGCGGGCTTGGCGTGCACCAGCAGCACGTCGCCGTCGCAGTTGGCCGCGTTCTTGATCGCCTGCCCGGTGCCGACCGCCACCACGTTCACCGTGATGCCCGTCTTGTCGGAGAAGATCGGCAGCAGGTAGTCGTAGAGGCCGGAATTGGCGGTCGAGGTGGTCGACTGCACGATGATGGACTCCTGTGCCGATGCGGCAAGCGGGGCCAGCGCCAGCAGCGCGGCCAGCGTGAATTTAACGGGTTTCATGAAGTCTCCCTATGTCATGAAGTCAGTTCAGACGACGATCCTGTGGTGCAGGAAGTCACGCGCCGCGGCGCTGTCCTGGGTGGAAAAGAAACGGTGGGCAGGGGCCTGCTCGGCGATCCGGCCGCGATGGAGGAAGACGACCTCGTCGGCGAGCCGCCGCGCCTGCCCGATGTCGTGGGTGACGAGGATCACCTTCACGCCGCGGTCGTGGGCGTTCTGGATGATGCGCTCGATGGCCAGCACCGAACCGGGGTCGAGGCTGGCGGTCGGTTCGTCCAGCAACAGCACCTGCGGGTCGAGCGCGAGCGCCCGGGCCAGCGACAGGCGCTGCGCCTCTCCGCCGGATAGGGCCCGTGCGGGCTGGCGCGCCTTGTTCAGAAGGCCCACGTGGTTCAGCAGGGTGTCACGCTCCGACCGGGCGCGCCCGCGCGCCTTCAGCACGAAGTCGATGTTGGCGGCGACCGACCGGCGCAGAAGAACAGGTTTCTGGAAAACCAGCGCCTGCTGGCGGGTGGCCTGCTGGGCGGGGCGGCCATTCCATGTGACGCGGCCCTGATCGGGGCGGGTCAGCCCGTGCATCACCTTCAGAAGCTGGCTTTTCCCGGCACCGTTCGGACCGAGCATCACGGTCAGGCCGCGCCCCTCCAGCGTCAGGTCAAGCCAGTCGAGCACGGGTTTGCCACCGAGCCGCAGGGTCAGGTTCTCGATCCTTAGGCAGGGGGCCTCCGCATCGCAGGCGGTCTTCAGGTCCTGTTCGGTCAGATCACGCATGGGCCTGCTGCCTTTCCGACGACAGGCGCAGGGCCTGCACCAGCGCGTTGACGCCAAGCGCAATGACCATCAGCACGATGCCGAGGGCCAGCGCCAGCGCCAGTTCGCCCTTCGAGGTTTCCAGCGCGATGGCCGTGGTCATGACCCGCGTGAGGTGGTCGATGTTGCCGCCGACGATCATCACCGCGCCGACCTCTGCCACCGCGCGGCCGAAGCCCGCCAGCGCAACCGTGGTTAGGGCGATCCGCGCGTCCCAAAGGAGCGCCTGCACCACCTGCACACGCGTCAGGCAGAGAGACCGGAACTGGTCGCGGTATTCGTCGTGGAGGTCTTCGAGCACCTGCCGCGACAGCGCGGCGACGATGGGGGTGATCAGGATGGTCTGCGCCACGATCATCGCCGTGGGGGTGTAGAGCAGGCCAAGGAAGCCGAGCGGCCCGGCGCGCGACAGGCTGAGGTAGACCAGAAGGCCCACGACCACCGGCGGCAGGCCCATGAGCGCGTTCAGCACGATCAGCACTGCGCCGCGCCCCGGAAAGCGCGCGATGGCAAGGACCGCGCCCAGCGTCAGTCCGAAAACGCAGGCCAGCACGGTCGCCGTCAGGCTGACACGCAGCGAGAGCGAGACGATCTCGATCAGGTCCGCGGACGGATGCAGCACCAGCCCGAAAGCCAGCGAGAATGCTTCGCCGAAGTCCTGCATGAATTCCGTACGCCTCCCGTCGTCCTGAGTGCCATTTTAGGTCTCAGGCGGCGAATACGGCAAGGGTAACGATGGCCCGGCGCATGCAGGCGACGGGTCAGAGTGTCGGACAGATTGGCAGCGGGTGTCAGCCTGTCCGGAAATTTTGCAGGATTATGCGGAGTGGCGGAAGGCCGCGGCGATCAGGCGTCTCGCTCGGAATGGTCGACTGTCCGGCACTTCCAGCTCTGGATCCGCTCGTTCGGGTGTTCGTTCACCCAGCGCGCCAGTTGCGGCTGTGCGCCCATCATGCAGGCCATGGGGGTGACATCGGTGAAGACAAGGCTACGCTCTCGGCAGGTGTCCATGTCGCCGGGGGCTGTCGCCATGCAGGTTACGAAAAGCAGCTCGATCATCGGGGGCCTCTATCAATACATCCTTTAGTCGTAGTTTCACTATGCGCGCGGTAAGGGAAAACTCCGTTAACCGGGCGGGCGGTGGCTCGAATTGTCCGGAGAACAGCGTAAGGAATGCTCAGTCCCGCCATGCTTGCCCACCATTTCATCACGAAACTGGGGCGATGACCCGTCTTGGCCAGCCCTGGTCGCTGCGCGCGCGGTTGACCGCCGGTGCCGTGGCGCTGAGCGCGGTCACCCTTTTGACGGCCCTGACCCTGTTCTGGGGCATGGAGCGGGTGGGCGACCGGATGCAGGCAGCGTTGAACGCCGAGGCCCGGATGACGCGTTACGGCACGCTGTCCTCGCAGGTGTCCACCTTCCTCGTGATCGCCACGGAGGCGGTGCAGCGCGGCCTGCCCCGAGAGGAACGGATGCAGCGGCTGGAGCCGGTGGCCGAGAACATCGGCGCGACCTTCCTGCTGATCCGCAGCGACCTTGAGCGCGCGGTCGAGGAGGCGGAGGCCTCCGGCATCGACCGGCAGTCGCGCCATGCCACGCAGTCGATTACGCTGGCACGTATGGAGGCGCAGCTTGGCTCCACGCTGACCGGGCTGGGCCGCGTCGATCAGGACGTGCCGGTTCTGCGCGCCCACATCGACGCCTTCGCCAGCACCTTCGACCCGCTTCTGAACGAGGCTCTCAACGGGGAGGCGATGTTTCGCCGCGAAACCCTGAAGGGGATCGAGACGCTCCGCCAGCGGATGATCTGGGCGGCCGCTGCGATGGTGGTTCTGTCTCTCCTGATGGTGGCGGGGTTCACGCTGGGGCTGGTCCGGCCACAGTTCCGCCGGCTGGAGCAACTCCGGGGCGCCGCCCGGCGGATCGGGGCGGAGGACTTCGACGTGGCCCTGCCGGAAACCCGCGGCGACGAGATCGGCGCGCTCTTCTCGGAGACCAACCGCATGGCTGCCGCGCTGGCCTCTCGGCAGGCCCATGTGCAGGCGGAATGGGACCGGCTGGAGGAGGAGATCGCCCAGCGGACGGCCGAGCTCCGCGCCGCCAACGCCCAGCTCGAAGCCGTCGATGCCCGCCGCCGCCGGTTCTTTGCCGATGTCAGTCACGAGTTGCGCACGCCCCTGACCGTCATCCTGATGGAGGCGCAGATCGGCAGGCAGACCCTTGCGGACGGGGCGGAAATCTTCGGGACGATCGAGAGCCGGGCAGCGCGGCTGAACCGGCGCATCGACGACCTGCTGCGGGTGGCGCGGTCGGACAGCGGCGAATTGGCGCTGGACCCGGGAAAGGTGGATTTTCCGGAAACGGTGCGCGCGGTGGTCGAAGAGGTGGAAGCGGAGTGCCGAAGCGCCGGGGTCCATCTGGATACGCAGGCCGGGGAGGGCACCGTGCTGGCTGACCCGAATTGGCTGCGGCAGGTGCTGGCCGGACTGGTGCGCAACGCCATCCGCCACGCCCGTGACGGGGGCAGGGTGCGGATCGTGGTACAGGGCGGCGTGGCGGCGGTGATCGACAACGGTCCCGGCATCCCGGCAGAGGCGCAGACGCGGATCTTCGAACGCTTCGGCCAGGGACGCAAGGATTCCGCCGGGTTCGGGCTTGGCCTCGCGCTGGCGAAGTGGGTGATCGAGGCGCAGGGCGGTGAGATCTCCGTCACCAGCCCGGTGCCCGAGGCAGAGCGGCTTGGCGACGGACCGGGGACGAAAGTTTCGGTTCGCTTGCCGGTGGCGGAAGGATAGGGTGCGGCGATGACCTTGCGGCTGCTCATCGTGGACGACGACCCCGGCATCGCCTCTGCCCTTGCGCGGGGGATGGCGATCCATGGCTATGAGGCACAGACCGAACTGCGGGCCGATACGGCGCTGGCGCAATTGCTGGGCGGCGGGTTCGCTGCCGCCATCGTCGACGTGATGCTGGGCGAGGACAGCGGCATCGACCTTGTCCGGGAAGCGCGCGCCGCAGGGGTGGACGTGCCCGTCCTGATGCTGTCCGCGCTGTCGGAGGTCGAACAGCGCGCCGCAGGGCTGGAGGCCGGGGCGGACGATTATGTGGTGAAGCCGTTCTCGCTGGACGAACTGGTCGCGCGCCTGAGGGTGCAGGAAAAACGCGCGGAGGCACGCCGTCCTCAACCCGCCATCTTCCGTAAATCCATCCGCTTGCTCTGCCTCGGCGACGCCGAGGCCACACTGACGGAACGCGAGGCCGACCTGCTGATGCTGCTTGTCCGGCAGGGCGGAGAGCCTTTGGCGCGGGGTGCCATCTTTGACGCGCTGTGGGCGTCCGACAGCGGGGCGGACGGGCCGGGAAACGAGAACGTCGTCGATGTCTACATCGGCTATGTCCGCAAGAAGCTGGCCGCGCAGGATTTCGGGTTCGGCATCCGCACGGTGCGGAACAAGGGGTTCTGCATCGAGGGCACAGCGCCGCAGATCCTCTCATAAATTAAGAATTCCGTTTCCGTCCGTCGCGGGGCAGGGTGCGGGCATCGGGGTCTACTGGGGCCCCTTGTCTTCCCGACGCCCCGCGGCCCCGACCGGGTCCGTCTCTCCCATACCGGTGCCCGACCGTGCGCCGCGGGGCGCCGTTACTCGCGCTTTGGTTGTGCGTTTTCCACGGGGTGGCAGGCCCGCAGAGATCGTCCAAGCGGGCCACGTTCGGAACGGGCTTTTTCAGGGCTGGCGCAGCGAAATGGCCGATCTGCGAATCACCTTTCAGGGCGGTGCGGAAAATTGTCCTTATTTTCTGCGGTGCAGCGGAGTTTTTCCGCCAGCCGCACAAAACCCGTCAAGCCCTTGCCACAAAGGGTCTTCGCAACATTGTTGCGCGTAACCCCCTCTCAGCCTAACTTGTTCCATTCGGAAACAGTTGCAAAACGATGTGCTTGGTCTAGCTTTTCAACAGGGAGGCTTTGACATGCAACACTTCAAAGTTGCAGCGCGTGACGAAGGGATTTCGTCCGTGCTGATCGTGGACGACCATCCACTATTCAGTGACGCGTTGGCCTCGGCGCTTGAGGGGGTTTTCCCGCTCTGCCGCTTCGAGAAGGCGCGTTCTCTCAAACACGCACTGAAGGTTCTGGACGACGGGTTTTCGCCCGACCTCGTGATGTTC is part of the Sagittula sp. P11 genome and harbors:
- a CDS encoding substrate-binding domain-containing protein produces the protein MKPVKFTLAALLALAPLAASAQESIIVQSTTSTANSGLYDYLLPIFSDKTGITVNVVAVGTGQAIKNAANCDGDVLLVHAKPAEEKFVAEGGGTSRTDLMYNDFVIVGPADDPAGVAGTSDVEAALKTIAGKGAVFASRGDDSGTHKKEKALWQAAGVDPATGSGDWYRETGSGMGATLNAGIGMGAYVMTDRATWISFANKQDYQIAVEGDDDLFNQYGVIPVNPEKCPAVKIEAAKAFSAWLISDEGQKAIAGYTVDGQQLFFPNAPKQGS
- a CDS encoding c-type cytochrome → MRWLAILCLCASAAGAQEFTTLKGHGGPIMGIAASGDRVATASFDNSVGVWSADEPEWQEGHEAAVNAVAFGPEGTVISGADDFTVRLWGKDGEARLLGTHKGKVTALAMSPDARLAASASWDGTIGLWPLSGGTDGRFLDAPGGVNAVAIDDKARVWAATSNGYILRYDLIEQTADQIVSHGFGINEIVVTPDWIAYGAVDGVTRVIDHQGGQIADFTLDRRPILAMAYHAGTHQLAAGDGHGFIMIVDTAGWQITRDFRATREGPVWALAFSDDGARIWAGGLDDVAFGWPVEALDAFDPGISGDRSFLRDAGTMSNGERQFMRKCSICHALEPGPSRKAGPTLHGVFGRRAGTVPGYTYSDTLDGADIVWTDDTIDALFDQGPDHYIPGSKMPMQVIAGADDRADLIAFLKSANDQSGEEAEK
- a CDS encoding helix-turn-helix transcriptional regulator, whose protein sequence is MHEPEFLTVPELADLLRIKERKVYDLAASGEVPCTRATGKLLFPSVAVRDWLEAHSSGHVVKTPRPPVVLGSHDPLLDWAIRESRCGLASYFDGSADGLARFNRREGVAAGLHLHDAEGREWNIPSVARSSANQNAVLVRFATRARGLVLRRELEGVSGIADLAGRRVVPRQGGSGSDVLFRQLAAKDGLDVDALDLTEVARTETEAVQTLARGDADATLGLETVARDFGLPFVPLVEERFDLLVNRRAWFDTPMQRLMVFCQSEATLARAEKMGGYDLTGLGTVRWNA
- a CDS encoding HAMP domain-containing sensor histidine kinase, producing the protein MTRLGQPWSLRARLTAGAVALSAVTLLTALTLFWGMERVGDRMQAALNAEARMTRYGTLSSQVSTFLVIATEAVQRGLPREERMQRLEPVAENIGATFLLIRSDLERAVEEAEASGIDRQSRHATQSITLARMEAQLGSTLTGLGRVDQDVPVLRAHIDAFASTFDPLLNEALNGEAMFRRETLKGIETLRQRMIWAAAAMVVLSLLMVAGFTLGLVRPQFRRLEQLRGAARRIGAEDFDVALPETRGDEIGALFSETNRMAAALASRQAHVQAEWDRLEEEIAQRTAELRAANAQLEAVDARRRRFFADVSHELRTPLTVILMEAQIGRQTLADGAEIFGTIESRAARLNRRIDDLLRVARSDSGELALDPGKVDFPETVRAVVEEVEAECRSAGVHLDTQAGEGTVLADPNWLRQVLAGLVRNAIRHARDGGRVRIVVQGGVAAVIDNGPGIPAEAQTRIFERFGQGRKDSAGFGLGLALAKWVIEAQGGEISVTSPVPEAERLGDGPGTKVSVRLPVAEG
- a CDS encoding ATP-binding cassette domain-containing protein; the encoded protein is MRDLTEQDLKTACDAEAPCLRIENLTLRLGGKPVLDWLDLTLEGRGLTVMLGPNGAGKSQLLKVMHGLTRPDQGRVTWNGRPAQQATRQQALVFQKPVLLRRSVAANIDFVLKARGRARSERDTLLNHVGLLNKARQPARALSGGEAQRLSLARALALDPQVLLLDEPTASLDPGSVLAIERIIQNAHDRGVKVILVTHDIGQARRLADEVVFLHRGRIAEQAPAHRFFSTQDSAAARDFLHHRIVV
- a CDS encoding ABC transporter permease, producing the protein MQDFGEAFSLAFGLVLHPSADLIEIVSLSLRVSLTATVLACVFGLTLGAVLAIARFPGRGAVLIVLNALMGLPPVVVGLLVYLSLSRAGPLGFLGLLYTPTAMIVAQTILITPIVAALSRQVLEDLHDEYRDQFRSLCLTRVQVVQALLWDARIALTTVALAGFGRAVAEVGAVMIVGGNIDHLTRVMTTAIALETSKGELALALALGIVLMVIALGVNALVQALRLSSERQQAHA
- a CDS encoding response regulator transcription factor → MTLRLLIVDDDPGIASALARGMAIHGYEAQTELRADTALAQLLGGGFAAAIVDVMLGEDSGIDLVREARAAGVDVPVLMLSALSEVEQRAAGLEAGADDYVVKPFSLDELVARLRVQEKRAEARRPQPAIFRKSIRLLCLGDAEATLTEREADLLMLLVRQGGEPLARGAIFDALWASDSGADGPGNENVVDVYIGYVRKKLAAQDFGFGIRTVRNKGFCIEGTAPQILS
- a CDS encoding sigma-54 dependent transcriptional regulator; translated protein: MAEDYGNDLAGASILVIDDEPGMRNFLYKTLQPRVKRIDLAASPDEATAKLDENHFDLVILDNVMPRKTGLEWVTEQKRLGFMAETILITAYADLETAIAALRAGVSDFVLKPFRANQILGAVARTLDRKYLRRDNTLLRHELNSDPNGVKMLGTSDTLGEVRAMLKKLAPLPTPVLFTGASGTGKELAARQLHALSDRADRPFVAVNCAAVTPDRIAEELFGDNGGGDGALKPGLFLLADGGTLFLDEVAQMPIQVQAALLRVLEDQRVRPIGAEREFPLNLRLLFATNADLDAAVAQGRFRADLYHRMNVVRIHMPPLKERSEDITELAAYFMEHFACVLGLSGLELSAETLLKMRRYDWPGNVRELKNMIERSVILGQFPQEFSGDAKVTGARATLNLEQVMQRHILHVLDLCDGNRAEAARRLGVSRKTIDRRVAAWEG